In the genome of Cryptomeria japonica chromosome 8, Sugi_1.0, whole genome shotgun sequence, one region contains:
- the LOC131055429 gene encoding oligopeptide transporter 3 isoform X2: MPSTMENNGNGDAETVEEQSPIEEVALTVPVTDDPSLPVMTFRMWILGILSCILLMFFNTFFAYRTQPLTVSAIFAQIVVLPAGRFMAAVLPERPVRVPLISWEFSLNPGPFNMKEHVLITIFANAGVAFGGGDAFSIGAINVMKAFYHKNISFVAALIIVISTQILGYGWAGLLRKYLVEPAHMWWPSNLVQVSLFRTLHEREKNKGLSRMQFFTIFMVVSFAYYVLPGYLFTILSFFSWVCWISPHSVTANQIGSGFHGLGIGAVTLDWAGISSYLGSPLVTPWFSIVNIGIGFFLFVYIFIPLSYWKFDIYNARTFPIFSSQLFTATGQKYNTTLILTPDFDLDIDAYNEYSKLYLSTFFAFSTGFGFARIAATLTHVLLYNGSEILKQSRSSLNTDRPDVHARLMKVYRPVPQWWFLILLVGSMILSIMLCVLWKDDVQLPWWGMLLAAGLACILSLPIGVIQATTNQQPGYNVVAEFIIGYLLPGKPIANILFKTYGRTSTTHALSFLADLKLGHYMKIPPRCMYIAQLVGTILAGTVNLCIAWWMLARIDHICDIDSLPADSPWTCPKDRVAFDASVIWGLVGPKRLFGPLGPYKNLVWLFLVGALLPVPVWILNKLFPEIKWLKLINIPVLLGGFASMPPATPVNIGTWIIIGTIFNYFIFRLRKGWWQRYNYVLSASLDAGTAFMGVLLYISLGSEKKMFEWWGTKIDHCSLASCPTAPGISVKGCPLF; this comes from the exons ATGCCTTCGACAATGGAGAATAATGGTAATGGAGATGCAGAAACAGTGGAGGAGCAGTCCCCAATTGAGGAGGTTGCCTTGACAGTTCCTGTAACTGATGACCCCTCTTTGCCTGTCATGACTTTTCGAATGTGGATTCTGGGAATCCTGTCATGTATTTTGCTCATGTTTTTCAATACTTTCTTTGCCTATAGAACGCAGCCACTCACTGTATCAGCCATTTTTGCACAAATTGTTGTTTTACCTGCCGGAAGATTCATGGCAGCTGTTCTTCCAGAGAGGCCAGTGAGGGTTCCTTTGATTAGTTGGGAATTTTCTCTCAATCCGGGTCCTTTCAATATGAAAGAGCATGTCCTAATTACAATATTTGCCAATGCTGGTGTTGCATTTGGAGGTGGAGATGCCTTCTCAATTGGAGCCATCAATGTCATGAAAGCTTTCTACCACAAGAATATCAGTTTTGTAGCAGCACTAATTATAGTCATATCAACACAG ATTTTAGGTTATGGGTGGGCCGGTTTGCTGCGAAAATATTTAGTAGAACCAGCACATATGTGGTGGCCCTCCAACCTGGTACAGGTCTCTCTATTTAG GACACTTCATGAAAGGGAGAAAAACAAAGGTCTTTCACGCATGCAATTCTTCACAATCTTTATGGTTGTCAGTTTTGCGTACTATGTATTGCCTGGATATCTCTTCACAATCTTGTCATTTTTTTCATGGGTTTGCTGGATAAGTCCACACAGTGTCACTGCAAATCAAATTGGCTCTGGATTTCATGGTTTGGGTATTGGTGCTGTGACACTAGATTGGGCTGGTATTTCATCATATCTTGGAAGCCCCCTTGTTACCCCCTGGTTTTCCATAGTTAATATTGGCATTGGATTTTTTCTGTTTGTTTATATATTCATTCCACTGTCATATTGGAAATTTGATATTTACAATGCAAGGACATTTCCAATCTTCTCAAGTCAATTATTCACAGCCACTGGTCAGAAATACAATACGACTCTTATTCTTACACCAGATTTTGATTTGGATATTGATGCTTACAATGAATACAGTAAACTATATCTCAGCACATTTTTTGCTTTCTCTACGGGATTTGGGTTTGCACGGATTGCTGCAACACTTACCCATGTTCTGCTCTATAATGGAAG TGAAATTCTTAAGCAGAGCAGATCTTCTCTGAACACAGATAGACCAGATGTACATGCACGTTTGATGAAAGTTTACAGGCCTGTCCCTCAGTGGTGGTTTCTCATCCTACTGGTGGGTAGTATGATTTTATCAATTATGCTGTGTGTTCTATGGAAGGATGATGTTCAACTTCCATGGTGGGGTATGTTGCTAGCAGCTGGACTTGCATGCATATTAAGTCTTCCCATTGGAGTTATTCAGGCAACTACAAACCAG CAACCAGGCTACAATGTTGTTGCAGAATTTATTATTGGGTACTTGTTGCCCGGAAAACCAATAGCAAATATACTTTTCAAGACATATGGAAGGACCAGTACCACACATGCTCTTTCTTTTCTAGCTGATCTCAAGCTTGGGCACTACATGAAGATTCCTCCACGGTGCATGTACATCGCCCAG CTTGTGGGCACAATCCTTGCAGGCACAGTTAATCTGTGCATAGCATGGTGGATGCTAGCAAGGATAGACCATATCTGTGATATTGATTCTCTTCCTGCTGATAGCCCTTGGACATGTCCAAAGGATAGAGTAGCATTTGATGCTTCTGTGATATGGGGCCTGGTTGGTCCCAAGAGACTGTTTGGACCACTTGGCCCATACAAAAATTTGGTATGGTTATTTCTTGTGGGTGCACTTCTCCCGGTGCCAGTGTGGATTCTAAACAAGTTGTTCCCAGAAATAAAATGGTTGAAATTAATCAACATACCAGTCCTTTTGGGTGGTTTTGCAAGCATGCCTCCTGCAACTCCTGTCAACATTGGGACATGGATCATCATTGGGACCATCTTCAATTACTTCATATTTAGACTGAGGAAAGGGTGGTGGCAGAGGTACAACTATGTTTTGTCAGCATCTTTGGATGCAGGCACAGCATTCATGGGAGTTCTACTTTACATTAGTTTGGGTAGTGAGAAGAAGATGTTTGAGTGGTGGGGAACGAAGATAGATCACTGTTCACTTGCCTCCTGTCCTACTGCCCCAGGCATATCTGTCAAAGGTTGTCCTCTCTTTTGA
- the LOC131055429 gene encoding oligopeptide transporter 3 isoform X1: MPSTMENNGNGDAETVEEQSPIEEVALTVPVTDDPSLPVMTFRMWILGILSCILLMFFNTFFAYRTQPLTVSAIFAQIVVLPAGRFMAAVLPERPVRVPLISWEFSLNPGPFNMKEHVLITIFANAGVAFGGGDAFSIGAINVMKAFYHKNISFVAALIIVISTQIFMQILGYGWAGLLRKYLVEPAHMWWPSNLVQVSLFRTLHEREKNKGLSRMQFFTIFMVVSFAYYVLPGYLFTILSFFSWVCWISPHSVTANQIGSGFHGLGIGAVTLDWAGISSYLGSPLVTPWFSIVNIGIGFFLFVYIFIPLSYWKFDIYNARTFPIFSSQLFTATGQKYNTTLILTPDFDLDIDAYNEYSKLYLSTFFAFSTGFGFARIAATLTHVLLYNGSEILKQSRSSLNTDRPDVHARLMKVYRPVPQWWFLILLVGSMILSIMLCVLWKDDVQLPWWGMLLAAGLACILSLPIGVIQATTNQQPGYNVVAEFIIGYLLPGKPIANILFKTYGRTSTTHALSFLADLKLGHYMKIPPRCMYIAQLVGTILAGTVNLCIAWWMLARIDHICDIDSLPADSPWTCPKDRVAFDASVIWGLVGPKRLFGPLGPYKNLVWLFLVGALLPVPVWILNKLFPEIKWLKLINIPVLLGGFASMPPATPVNIGTWIIIGTIFNYFIFRLRKGWWQRYNYVLSASLDAGTAFMGVLLYISLGSEKKMFEWWGTKIDHCSLASCPTAPGISVKGCPLF; this comes from the exons ATGCCTTCGACAATGGAGAATAATGGTAATGGAGATGCAGAAACAGTGGAGGAGCAGTCCCCAATTGAGGAGGTTGCCTTGACAGTTCCTGTAACTGATGACCCCTCTTTGCCTGTCATGACTTTTCGAATGTGGATTCTGGGAATCCTGTCATGTATTTTGCTCATGTTTTTCAATACTTTCTTTGCCTATAGAACGCAGCCACTCACTGTATCAGCCATTTTTGCACAAATTGTTGTTTTACCTGCCGGAAGATTCATGGCAGCTGTTCTTCCAGAGAGGCCAGTGAGGGTTCCTTTGATTAGTTGGGAATTTTCTCTCAATCCGGGTCCTTTCAATATGAAAGAGCATGTCCTAATTACAATATTTGCCAATGCTGGTGTTGCATTTGGAGGTGGAGATGCCTTCTCAATTGGAGCCATCAATGTCATGAAAGCTTTCTACCACAAGAATATCAGTTTTGTAGCAGCACTAATTATAGTCATATCAACACAG ATTTTTATGCAGATTTTAGGTTATGGGTGGGCCGGTTTGCTGCGAAAATATTTAGTAGAACCAGCACATATGTGGTGGCCCTCCAACCTGGTACAGGTCTCTCTATTTAG GACACTTCATGAAAGGGAGAAAAACAAAGGTCTTTCACGCATGCAATTCTTCACAATCTTTATGGTTGTCAGTTTTGCGTACTATGTATTGCCTGGATATCTCTTCACAATCTTGTCATTTTTTTCATGGGTTTGCTGGATAAGTCCACACAGTGTCACTGCAAATCAAATTGGCTCTGGATTTCATGGTTTGGGTATTGGTGCTGTGACACTAGATTGGGCTGGTATTTCATCATATCTTGGAAGCCCCCTTGTTACCCCCTGGTTTTCCATAGTTAATATTGGCATTGGATTTTTTCTGTTTGTTTATATATTCATTCCACTGTCATATTGGAAATTTGATATTTACAATGCAAGGACATTTCCAATCTTCTCAAGTCAATTATTCACAGCCACTGGTCAGAAATACAATACGACTCTTATTCTTACACCAGATTTTGATTTGGATATTGATGCTTACAATGAATACAGTAAACTATATCTCAGCACATTTTTTGCTTTCTCTACGGGATTTGGGTTTGCACGGATTGCTGCAACACTTACCCATGTTCTGCTCTATAATGGAAG TGAAATTCTTAAGCAGAGCAGATCTTCTCTGAACACAGATAGACCAGATGTACATGCACGTTTGATGAAAGTTTACAGGCCTGTCCCTCAGTGGTGGTTTCTCATCCTACTGGTGGGTAGTATGATTTTATCAATTATGCTGTGTGTTCTATGGAAGGATGATGTTCAACTTCCATGGTGGGGTATGTTGCTAGCAGCTGGACTTGCATGCATATTAAGTCTTCCCATTGGAGTTATTCAGGCAACTACAAACCAG CAACCAGGCTACAATGTTGTTGCAGAATTTATTATTGGGTACTTGTTGCCCGGAAAACCAATAGCAAATATACTTTTCAAGACATATGGAAGGACCAGTACCACACATGCTCTTTCTTTTCTAGCTGATCTCAAGCTTGGGCACTACATGAAGATTCCTCCACGGTGCATGTACATCGCCCAG CTTGTGGGCACAATCCTTGCAGGCACAGTTAATCTGTGCATAGCATGGTGGATGCTAGCAAGGATAGACCATATCTGTGATATTGATTCTCTTCCTGCTGATAGCCCTTGGACATGTCCAAAGGATAGAGTAGCATTTGATGCTTCTGTGATATGGGGCCTGGTTGGTCCCAAGAGACTGTTTGGACCACTTGGCCCATACAAAAATTTGGTATGGTTATTTCTTGTGGGTGCACTTCTCCCGGTGCCAGTGTGGATTCTAAACAAGTTGTTCCCAGAAATAAAATGGTTGAAATTAATCAACATACCAGTCCTTTTGGGTGGTTTTGCAAGCATGCCTCCTGCAACTCCTGTCAACATTGGGACATGGATCATCATTGGGACCATCTTCAATTACTTCATATTTAGACTGAGGAAAGGGTGGTGGCAGAGGTACAACTATGTTTTGTCAGCATCTTTGGATGCAGGCACAGCATTCATGGGAGTTCTACTTTACATTAGTTTGGGTAGTGAGAAGAAGATGTTTGAGTGGTGGGGAACGAAGATAGATCACTGTTCACTTGCCTCCTGTCCTACTGCCCCAGGCATATCTGTCAAAGGTTGTCCTCTCTTTTGA